One region of Chryseobacterium muglaense genomic DNA includes:
- a CDS encoding DEAD/DEAH box helicase codes for MSFESLGLSQNIIHSVKKMGYLKPFPIQEQAVPVILKGKDLMGIAQTGSGKTACFVMPILEKLQNAEAKKNRNVQVLILVPTRELAIQIDEVFRAFSDNLKREIRTMAVYGGVSINPQMKGMFGVEVLIATPGRLLDLIDHNALSISQIEHLVIDEADKMFQLGFGEEMNKLFAMMPVAKQTTLFSATLNDKVDEMKERLSINPTIIEIKKEEVEIDNIEQLAYHVSPENKGPFLRYLIKEKKVEKALIFVSSTRSADNLVEKLKKNKIKAVAIHSQKSQGARRNNLEEFKVNGAQILVATDLIGRGIHIESLPCVINYELPRSPLDYIHRIGRTGRAGEKGTAISILTDDELQHFRVIQKKMGKKVTLQRTEDINLHGY; via the coding sequence ATGTCATTTGAATCGTTAGGGTTATCACAAAATATTATTCATTCTGTTAAAAAAATGGGCTATTTAAAGCCTTTTCCAATTCAGGAACAAGCTGTTCCGGTTATTTTGAAAGGAAAAGATTTAATGGGAATTGCACAGACAGGCTCTGGAAAAACAGCTTGTTTTGTAATGCCTATTTTAGAAAAGCTGCAAAATGCAGAAGCTAAGAAAAACCGTAATGTACAGGTTTTAATACTGGTTCCTACCCGAGAATTAGCGATTCAGATTGATGAGGTTTTCAGAGCGTTTTCAGACAATTTGAAACGTGAAATCCGTACAATGGCAGTTTATGGCGGTGTTTCTATCAATCCACAAATGAAAGGAATGTTTGGGGTTGAAGTTCTTATTGCAACACCTGGTCGTCTATTAGATTTAATTGATCATAATGCATTAAGCATTTCACAAATAGAGCATTTGGTAATTGATGAGGCAGATAAAATGTTTCAGTTAGGTTTTGGTGAAGAGATGAACAAGCTTTTTGCTATGATGCCGGTTGCGAAACAGACGACTTTGTTTTCTGCGACTTTAAATGATAAAGTTGATGAGATGAAAGAGCGTTTATCAATCAATCCTACCATTATTGAAATAAAAAAAGAAGAAGTTGAAATTGATAATATCGAGCAATTAGCGTATCATGTTTCTCCAGAAAACAAAGGTCCATTTTTACGATATTTAATTAAAGAAAAGAAGGTTGAAAAAGCTTTAATATTTGTTTCATCTACACGATCTGCAGATAATTTAGTTGAAAAATTAAAGAAAAATAAAATAAAAGCCGTTGCGATTCATAGCCAGAAATCGCAGGGTGCCCGTAGAAATAATTTGGAAGAATTTAAAGTAAACGGAGCGCAAATTTTGGTTGCTACAGACTTAATTGGTCGTGGAATTCACATAGAATCTTTGCCTTGTGTAATCAATTACGAATTGCCACGTTCGCCTTTAGATTACATTCACAGAATTGGAAGAACTGGTCGTGCAGGTGAAAAAGGAACGGCAATTTCAATTTTAACAGATGATGAATTGCAGCATTTCAGAGTCATTCAAAAGAAAATGGGCAAGAAAGTTACTTTACAGAGAACGGAGGATATTAATCTGCATGGATATTAA
- a CDS encoding YfiT family bacillithiol transferase, with product MDNLEQKRFPIGRFEAPENICDITLTEYIKVIKNFPEKLKNLIEDFNEDQLDTQYREGGWTLRQLVNHIADSHMNSLIRLKLALTEENPTIKPYDEAKFAELQDSVNMPIKPAMRILKGTHQRWTVLLKAMTNKQFERTFHHPEHNKNYNLRVYLANYVWHCNHHFAHIENLKKEKNW from the coding sequence ATGGACAATTTAGAACAGAAAAGATTTCCGATAGGTCGCTTTGAAGCTCCTGAAAATATTTGTGACATTACACTCACAGAATATATTAAGGTTATTAAAAATTTTCCTGAAAAATTGAAAAATCTGATTGAAGATTTTAACGAGGACCAATTAGATACGCAATACAGAGAAGGCGGTTGGACGTTGAGACAGCTTGTCAATCACATTGCAGACAGCCATATGAACAGTCTCATTCGTTTAAAACTGGCACTTACAGAAGAAAACCCTACCATAAAACCTTATGATGAAGCAAAATTTGCAGAGCTGCAAGACAGTGTAAATATGCCGATAAAACCGGCAATGAGAATTCTAAAAGGAACGCATCAAAGATGGACTGTCCTCTTAAAAGCAATGACCAATAAACAGTTTGAAAGAACTTTTCATCATCCTGAGCACAACAAAAATTATAATCTGAGAGTTTATCTTGCCAATTATGTTTGGCACTGCAATCATCATTTTGCACATATTGAAAATCTGAAGAAAGAAAAAAACTGGTAG
- the pncA gene encoding bifunctional nicotinamidase/pyrazinamidase has product MKKALIIVDVQNDFCEGGALAVPGANEVIPYINLLMEDNQYDQVILTQDWHPANHKSFASNNDRKVGESIILNGVPQFMWPDHCIQDTFGAEFHKDLNREKVTHIIQKGKNTEIDAYSGFQDNNHFMKTGLDDFLKYHEIQLVEIVGLALDYCVKFTCLDAANLGYITCLHFNGTRAVNVKPDNGKDAIFEMLQKGVTILG; this is encoded by the coding sequence ATGAAAAAAGCATTAATAATAGTCGATGTACAGAACGATTTTTGTGAGGGCGGAGCTCTTGCAGTTCCGGGAGCAAATGAAGTAATTCCTTATATTAATCTTCTGATGGAAGATAATCAGTACGACCAAGTTATTCTTACTCAAGATTGGCATCCTGCAAATCATAAAAGCTTCGCAAGTAATAATGACAGAAAGGTTGGCGAAAGCATCATTTTAAATGGGGTACCACAGTTTATGTGGCCAGATCACTGTATACAAGATACTTTCGGTGCAGAATTTCATAAAGACCTGAATAGAGAAAAAGTAACTCATATCATACAGAAAGGAAAAAATACGGAGATTGATGCTTACAGCGGTTTTCAGGACAACAATCACTTTATGAAAACCGGATTGGACGATTTCTTAAAATATCATGAAATTCAATTGGTGGAAATCGTAGGTTTAGCATTAGATTACTGCGTGAAATTTACTTGTCTTGATGCAGCTAATCTTGGATACATCACTTGTCTTCATTTCAACGGAACCCGCGCTGTTAATGTAAAACCTGATAATGGCAAAGATGCTATCTTTGAAATGTTGCAGAAAGGAGTGACAATTTTAGGATAA